In one Solanum dulcamara chromosome 1, daSolDulc1.2, whole genome shotgun sequence genomic region, the following are encoded:
- the LOC129890913 gene encoding F-box/kelch-repeat protein At3g06240, with translation MSIFNVANLPQELLINIFCRLPAKSIGQLRCVSNPLNSLLTDKQFLKIHFTSSHFQEPEKLILLSISHSFHAITLKNNGIFSNSINFKQTPSDQFVEICGSCNGLVLILNKDDTILLINPITLDFKKIPNSPFALDPIGSFSMYGFGYDYVNDDYKIVVISRYDHDNEYGPDILDMFMDIYSLKIGSWKRIKSSPYDHAVPELASGVFVNGALHWLASKMPDYSSVIGTFVLSDEEFVEVPAPKSLDKDKFVFNKLVVLKGCLCMVVDNPEGNRIDVWMMKEYGVEESWTKFCVDGIDFYDFLKPLCFIRDDEVVVNVDGEKLMIYNLEEERSRDLEVDGILDRFDSVGTFVESLVSPADPNLFEIEA, from the coding sequence ATGTCCATTTTCAATGTAGCAAATCTCCCTCAAGAACTCTTAATCAACATCTTTTGCAGATTACCTGCAAAATCCATAGGCCAATTAAGGTGTGTATCAAATCCATTAAATTCTCTTCTCACTGATAAACAATTCCTCAAAATTCACTTCACTAGTAGCCACTTTCAAGAACCTGAAAAACTCATTCTTTTATCAATTTCCCACTCTTTTCACGCTATAACCTTAAAAAATAATGGTATTTTTTCAAATTCCATCAATTTTAAGCAAACCCCAAGTGACCAATTTGTTGAAATCTGTGGATCTTGTAATGGGTTggtcttgattttgaataaaGATGACACTATACTTTTAATAAACCCCATAACCCTAGATTTCAAGAAAATCCCAAATTCCCCTTTTGCTCTTGATCCAATTGGTAGTTTTAGTATGTATGGATTTGGGTATGATTATGTGAATGATGATTATAAGATTGTTGTGATTTCTCGTTATGACCATGATAATGAATATGGGCCTGATATTTTAGACATGTTTATGGATATTTACTCATTAAAAATTGGATCTTGGAAGAGGATTAAGAGTTCACCTTATGATCATGCTGTTCCTGAGCTTGCTTCTGGTGTTTTTGTGAATGGTGCTTTGCATTGGTTAGCTAGTAAAATGCCTGATTATTCATCTGTTATTGGTACTTTTGTGTTGAGTGATGAAGAGTTTGTTGAAGTTCCAGCTCCTAAAAGTCTTGATAAAGATAAATTTGTGTTCAATAAACTTGTGGTGCTTAAAGGGTGTCtttgtatggttgttgataatcCAGAGGGTAATAGAATTGATGTTTGGATGATGAAAGAGTATGGTGTGGAGGAATCTTGGACAAAGTTTTGTGTTGATGGAATtgatttttatgactttttgaaacctttatgtTTTATAAGAGATGATGAAGTTGTGGTGAATGTGGATGGGGAGAAGTTGATGATTTATAATTTGGAAGAAGAGAGATCAAGGGACTTGGAAGTTGATGGAATTCTTGATAGGTTTGATAGTGTTGGAACTTTTGTGGAGAGTTTGGTATCTCCCGCGGATCCCAACTTGTTTGAAATTGAGGCgtag